In Achromobacter spanius, the following proteins share a genomic window:
- a CDS encoding FadR/GntR family transcriptional regulator — protein MSTFQAVAATRLYRMIADQIAGRIRAGDFARGGRLPSERELAEQLQVSRASIREALIALEIEGYVEVRVGTGVFVTIAPDGAAFPALPATGAAMLAGQDDIGPFDLLEARMLIEPECAALAAHQATPAQIAAIRDAHAAMSLTESPGDHDRAFHSAIGAACGNAALASAVAHLWNLSQASSVYSRMQDYFVTTRAWAAAQAEHQRILTAITARDPIRARHAMHTHLLGILARLREDFDSLSDHRGAP, from the coding sequence ATGAGCACTTTCCAGGCTGTCGCCGCCACCCGCCTTTACCGCATGATTGCCGACCAGATCGCCGGCCGCATCCGGGCGGGCGACTTTGCTCGGGGCGGACGCTTGCCGTCCGAGCGCGAGCTGGCGGAACAACTGCAAGTCAGCCGGGCGTCCATCCGCGAAGCGTTGATTGCCCTGGAGATCGAAGGCTATGTGGAAGTGCGGGTGGGCACGGGCGTGTTCGTCACCATCGCGCCCGACGGCGCCGCGTTTCCCGCCCTGCCCGCCACCGGCGCGGCCATGCTCGCCGGGCAGGACGACATCGGTCCCTTCGATCTGCTGGAAGCGCGCATGCTGATTGAACCGGAATGCGCCGCGCTGGCCGCGCATCAGGCCACCCCCGCGCAAATCGCCGCCATCCGCGACGCCCACGCCGCCATGTCATTGACCGAGTCGCCCGGCGACCACGACCGCGCGTTCCACAGCGCCATTGGCGCGGCCTGCGGCAATGCCGCGCTGGCCTCGGCCGTGGCGCACTTGTGGAACCTGAGCCAAGCCAGCTCGGTGTACAGCCGCATGCAGGACTACTTTGTCACCACACGAGCCTGGGCCGCCGCCCAGGCCGAGCATCAGCGCATCCTGACCGCCATCACGGCGCGGGACCCCATCCGCGCGCGCCACGCCATGCACACGCACCTGTTGGGCATCCTGGCCAGGCTGCGCGAAGACTTCGACTCACTTTCCGACCATCGAGGCGCCCCATGA
- a CDS encoding ABC transporter substrate-binding protein produces MKSKKWFSLSIGALVLAAALPATQALAQTKGGTLNMIVQPEPPVIVTAINQQGPTQFVAGKIYESLLTYDTSLKPKPGLAKSWEASADGLTYTFHLQDNVKWHDGKPFTSEDVVFSLAEMLPKTHARARVILNKFVDSVTAPDAKTVVIKLKTAFPAFMLMFEPGFAPMMPKHLYAGTDFMTNPANQKPVGTGPFMFKEWKRGEYIKLTRNPNYWKPGMPYLDELVFNVIPDAASRAVAFERGSVDVLRGGDVDNVDIKRLRALPKVEYTTAGWEMFSPQAYLLFNMRKPPFDNLKVRQAVMAAMNRQMVVNNIFFGLGKVSTGPFVTTEMFYDKNTPPMPFDMKKARALIKESGIKPEDYTIRQLSFPYGSTWDRLGEYTKQALEQLGFKVNLESTDAGGWASRTGNWDFDLTTNFTYQYGDPALGVQRLYISSNIVKGSPFANVQGYSNPETDKLWEAAASEVDPAKRQEIYSKLQTTLVNEVANGFMVDMEFPTLYRANVKNLVKTAIGLNESFDDVYIEK; encoded by the coding sequence GTGAAATCGAAGAAATGGTTCTCCCTAAGCATCGGCGCATTGGTCCTTGCGGCCGCGCTACCCGCCACCCAGGCATTGGCTCAGACCAAGGGCGGCACTCTGAACATGATTGTTCAGCCCGAGCCGCCTGTGATCGTCACGGCCATCAACCAGCAAGGGCCCACGCAATTCGTCGCGGGCAAGATCTACGAAAGCCTGCTGACCTACGACACCAGCCTGAAGCCCAAGCCCGGCCTGGCAAAGTCCTGGGAAGCGTCGGCAGATGGCTTGACCTATACCTTCCACCTGCAAGACAACGTCAAGTGGCATGACGGCAAGCCGTTCACGTCCGAAGACGTTGTGTTCTCGCTGGCCGAGATGCTGCCCAAGACGCATGCGCGCGCCCGCGTCATCCTGAACAAGTTCGTCGATTCGGTCACCGCGCCCGACGCCAAGACCGTCGTCATCAAGCTGAAGACCGCCTTCCCGGCCTTCATGCTGATGTTCGAACCGGGCTTTGCACCCATGATGCCCAAGCATCTGTACGCCGGCACCGACTTCATGACCAATCCGGCGAACCAGAAGCCGGTGGGCACGGGCCCGTTCATGTTCAAGGAATGGAAGCGTGGCGAATACATCAAGCTGACGCGTAACCCCAACTACTGGAAGCCGGGCATGCCGTACCTGGACGAGTTGGTGTTCAACGTGATCCCGGACGCAGCCTCGCGCGCGGTGGCCTTCGAGCGCGGCAGCGTGGACGTGCTGCGCGGCGGCGACGTGGACAACGTCGACATCAAGCGCCTGCGCGCCCTGCCCAAGGTGGAATACACCACCGCCGGCTGGGAAATGTTCTCGCCGCAGGCCTACCTGCTCTTCAACATGCGCAAGCCGCCCTTCGACAATCTGAAGGTGCGTCAAGCGGTCATGGCTGCGATGAACCGTCAGATGGTGGTCAACAATATTTTCTTCGGCCTGGGCAAAGTGTCGACCGGCCCGTTCGTGACCACCGAAATGTTCTACGACAAGAACACGCCGCCCATGCCTTTTGACATGAAGAAGGCGCGCGCGCTGATCAAGGAATCGGGCATCAAGCCCGAGGACTACACGATCCGCCAACTGAGCTTCCCGTACGGCTCCACCTGGGACCGCCTGGGCGAATACACCAAGCAGGCGCTGGAACAACTGGGCTTCAAGGTGAACCTGGAATCCACCGACGCGGGCGGCTGGGCCAGCCGCACCGGCAACTGGGACTTCGACCTGACCACCAACTTCACCTACCAGTACGGCGACCCGGCGCTGGGCGTACAGCGTCTGTATATCTCGTCGAACATCGTCAAGGGGTCGCCGTTTGCCAACGTGCAGGGCTACAGCAACCCCGAGACCGACAAGCTGTGGGAAGCGGCCGCCTCTGAAGTCGACCCGGCCAAGCGCCAGGAGATCTACTCCAAGCTGCAGACGACGCTGGTCAACGAAGTGGCCAACGGCTTCATGGTGGATATGGAGTTCCCCACCCTGTACCGCGCCAACGTCAAGAACCTGGTCAAGACCGCCATTGGCCTGAACGAATCGTTCGACGACGTCTACATCGAAAAGTAA
- a CDS encoding Zn-dependent hydrolase produces the protein MTSSSLSINGQRLWQSLMDLAQIGATPKGGNCRLALTALDGQGRDLVTAWMREAGLTVRVDQVGNIFARRAGRNNDLPPVMTGSHIDTQPTGGKFDGCYGVLAGLEVMRTLNDAGAQTEAPLELAIWTNEEGSRFVPVMMGSGVFAGKFPLETALSAQDAQGIAVRDELAAIGYAGADPVGGRPVDAYFEAHIEQGPILEHEEKTIGVVTGSLGLRWYDITVTGMEMHAGPTPMAIRRDALFAASFLVQAVINIANAHQPHGRGTVGEIHAHPGSRNVIPGQVRFTADLRHEDEATLTRMDQQWRRACDDIAVAHGVQVDLKDVQYFRPTPFDTDLVDKVRQGAAQRHLPAMNIVTGAGHDAVYMAAVAPTAMIFVPCKDGISHNEIEDAQPEHLEAGCNVLLDAMVARANAAR, from the coding sequence ATGACATCGTCTTCCCTGTCCATCAATGGCCAACGGCTGTGGCAGTCCTTGATGGATCTGGCGCAAATTGGCGCTACCCCCAAAGGCGGCAACTGCCGCCTGGCGCTCACCGCGCTGGACGGCCAAGGCCGCGACCTGGTCACCGCCTGGATGCGCGAAGCAGGCCTGACCGTCAGGGTGGACCAGGTCGGCAATATTTTTGCGCGCCGCGCGGGCCGCAACAACGACCTGCCGCCCGTCATGACCGGCAGCCACATCGATACGCAGCCCACCGGCGGCAAGTTCGACGGCTGTTATGGCGTGCTGGCCGGGCTTGAAGTGATGCGCACATTGAACGATGCCGGCGCGCAGACCGAAGCGCCGCTGGAACTGGCCATCTGGACCAACGAGGAAGGATCGCGCTTTGTGCCCGTGATGATGGGGTCCGGCGTGTTCGCCGGAAAATTTCCCTTGGAAACAGCGCTGTCGGCGCAAGACGCTCAAGGTATCGCCGTGCGCGACGAGCTTGCGGCCATTGGCTATGCGGGTGCGGACCCGGTGGGCGGGCGTCCGGTTGACGCCTATTTTGAAGCCCATATCGAACAAGGCCCGATCCTTGAGCACGAGGAAAAGACCATCGGCGTGGTGACCGGGTCGCTTGGCCTGCGCTGGTACGACATCACGGTGACGGGCATGGAAATGCATGCCGGCCCCACCCCGATGGCGATCCGCCGCGACGCGCTGTTTGCCGCCAGCTTTCTGGTGCAGGCGGTAATCAACATTGCCAACGCGCATCAGCCGCACGGACGCGGCACCGTCGGAGAAATCCACGCGCATCCCGGGTCGCGCAACGTCATCCCGGGCCAGGTCCGTTTTACCGCCGACCTGCGCCACGAAGACGAAGCCACCTTGACGCGCATGGACCAGCAATGGCGGCGCGCCTGCGATGACATCGCGGTGGCCCATGGCGTGCAAGTCGATCTGAAAGACGTGCAGTATTTCCGCCCGACACCGTTCGACACCGACCTGGTGGACAAGGTGCGCCAGGGCGCGGCCCAGCGCCACCTGCCCGCCATGAACATCGTGACGGGCGCCGGACACGATGCGGTCTACATGGCCGCGGTGGCGCCGACCGCCATGATCTTCGTGCCGTGCAAGGACGGCATCAGCCACAACGAAATTGAAGACGCGCAGCCCGAGCATCTGGAAGCCGGCTGCAACGTCCTGCTTGACGCCATGGTGGCGCGCGCCAACGCCGCGCGCTAG
- the hemN gene encoding oxygen-independent coproporphyrinogen III oxidase, with protein MQAALRPSESPPAPVAAAPFFPPQLLARLDKNGPRYTSYPTADRYHGNFGKQDYRLALRQRRATCPTEPLSLYVHIPFCDSVCYYCACNKVVTRHHDRAARYLDALASEIALHVNELGAGVPVSQLHFGGGTPTFLSDNELTRLMQDLRAAFQFAPDAEISIEVDPRTATPQRLAHLRELGFNRLSFGVQDFDARVQKAVHRVQSFEDVRTLMQSARALGYDSVNMDLIYGLPLQTTESFARTIKQVVALRPDRIALYAYAHLPERFKPQRRINEADLPERATRVGLLGSAIDGFLQQGYTYIGMDHFALNTDALAIARQRGELHRNFQGYSTQPDRDLIALGVSAIGRIGNTYSQNAKVLDAYYGAIEAGHFAVERGLTLSPDDLVRRDVIMDIMCQGRVDFATVEARHGLRFGDYFSRELLQMANLAQLGLVNLRAGDVQVTGLGWYFVRAVAMVFDGYLGSVSSTASYSRII; from the coding sequence ATGCAAGCCGCCCTACGCCCATCCGAATCGCCGCCCGCGCCTGTCGCCGCCGCGCCTTTTTTTCCCCCTCAGTTGCTGGCCAGGCTGGACAAGAACGGGCCGCGCTATACGTCGTATCCCACGGCCGACCGCTATCACGGCAATTTTGGTAAACAAGACTATCGGCTGGCGCTGCGACAGCGGCGCGCCACCTGTCCTACCGAGCCCCTGTCGCTGTACGTGCACATTCCGTTTTGTGATTCGGTTTGCTATTACTGCGCGTGCAACAAGGTGGTGACCCGGCATCACGATCGCGCCGCCCGATACCTGGATGCGCTGGCAAGCGAAATTGCGCTGCACGTCAACGAGCTTGGCGCGGGCGTTCCCGTGTCGCAACTGCATTTTGGCGGGGGCACGCCAACCTTTCTGTCCGACAACGAACTGACCCGTCTGATGCAGGACTTGCGGGCGGCTTTCCAGTTTGCGCCGGATGCCGAGATCTCCATCGAGGTCGATCCCCGCACGGCCACGCCGCAACGCCTGGCGCATTTGCGCGAATTGGGATTCAACCGGCTGAGCTTCGGCGTGCAGGATTTCGATGCGCGCGTGCAAAAGGCAGTGCATCGCGTGCAGTCCTTCGAAGATGTCCGGACGCTGATGCAAAGCGCCCGCGCGCTGGGCTATGACTCGGTCAACATGGATTTGATCTACGGCCTGCCTTTGCAGACCACAGAATCTTTCGCGCGCACGATCAAGCAGGTGGTGGCGCTGCGCCCCGACCGCATCGCGCTCTACGCCTACGCGCACTTGCCAGAACGCTTCAAGCCCCAGCGCCGCATCAATGAAGCAGACTTGCCCGAGCGCGCAACGCGGGTCGGCTTGCTGGGTTCCGCCATCGATGGTTTCTTGCAGCAGGGCTATACCTACATCGGCATGGACCACTTCGCGCTGAACACCGACGCGCTGGCGATCGCCAGGCAGCGGGGTGAACTGCATCGCAATTTTCAGGGTTACAGCACGCAGCCTGATCGTGACCTGATCGCGCTGGGCGTGTCGGCCATCGGTCGCATCGGCAACACGTACAGCCAAAACGCAAAGGTGCTGGATGCGTACTATGGCGCCATCGAAGCCGGTCATTTCGCGGTCGAACGGGGCCTGACGCTGTCGCCCGACGACTTGGTGCGGCGCGACGTCATCATGGACATCATGTGTCAGGGGCGCGTCGACTTCGCCACGGTCGAAGCGCGCCATGGGTTGCGCTTTGGTGACTATTTCAGCCGCGAACTGCTGCAAATGGCCAATCTGGCCCAGTTGGGGCTGGTCAACCTGCGGGCGGGGGACGTGCAGGTGACCGGGTTGGGTTGGTATTTTGTGCGAGCCGTCGCGATGGTGTTTGACGGTTATCTGGGCAGCGTCAGCAGCACTGCCAGCTATTCCCGCATTATTTGA
- a CDS encoding ABC transporter permease translates to MKFLSFLLSRIGKALVVVLGVVIINFFLIRLAPGDPAAVLAGQAGAGDAAYVDQLRVAFGLDKPIMTQLMLYLKGVVQLDLGFSYRNHVPVLDLIVERLPATFLLMSCAFVFSIVLGVFLGVVAAKARYRNKRRWIDSSVMTGALLLYATPLFWLSLMGILLFSVVLGWLPAFGMETVGAGLTGWARASDIAQHLILPTVTLGCFFMAVYVRLTRASMLEVIGMDFVKTARAKGVSPSRVIRAHVLRNALLPVITFAGIQLGQMAGGAVLTETVFAWPGIGRLMFDALLQRDYQLLLGIFLVTSIMVVVFNLLTDVLYRLIDPRIGAGAQQGAAA, encoded by the coding sequence ATGAAATTCCTGTCTTTTCTGTTGTCCCGCATCGGCAAGGCCCTGGTGGTCGTGCTGGGCGTGGTGATCATCAATTTCTTCCTGATCCGCCTGGCGCCCGGCGACCCCGCCGCTGTGCTGGCGGGCCAGGCCGGCGCGGGCGATGCCGCCTACGTCGACCAGTTGCGCGTGGCCTTCGGGCTGGACAAGCCCATCATGACGCAGCTCATGCTGTATCTCAAGGGCGTGGTGCAACTGGACCTGGGCTTTTCATATCGCAACCACGTGCCGGTGCTGGACCTGATCGTTGAACGCCTGCCCGCGACGTTCCTGCTGATGTCCTGCGCCTTTGTGTTTTCCATTGTGCTGGGCGTGTTCCTGGGTGTAGTCGCCGCCAAGGCGCGCTACCGCAACAAGCGCCGCTGGATCGACAGCTCGGTCATGACGGGCGCGCTGCTGCTGTACGCCACGCCGCTGTTCTGGCTGTCGCTGATGGGCATTCTGCTGTTCTCGGTGGTGCTGGGCTGGCTGCCCGCCTTCGGCATGGAAACCGTGGGCGCCGGCTTGACCGGATGGGCCCGCGCCTCGGACATCGCGCAACATCTGATCCTGCCTACCGTCACCCTGGGCTGCTTCTTCATGGCCGTCTACGTGCGCTTGACGCGGGCGTCGATGCTGGAAGTGATCGGCATGGACTTCGTGAAGACGGCGCGCGCCAAGGGGGTAAGCCCCAGCCGCGTGATTCGCGCCCACGTGTTGCGCAACGCCCTGCTGCCCGTCATCACCTTCGCCGGCATCCAGCTTGGCCAGATGGCCGGCGGCGCGGTGCTGACCGAAACCGTGTTCGCGTGGCCGGGCATCGGCCGCCTGATGTTCGACGCCCTGCTGCAACGCGACTACCAATTGCTGCTGGGCATCTTCCTCGTCACTTCCATCATGGTGGTGGTGTTCAACCTGCTGACCGACGTGCTGTACCGCCTGATCGATCCGCGCATTGGCGCCGGTGCGCAGCAAGGAGCCGCCGCATGA